The following proteins are encoded in a genomic region of Acipenser ruthenus chromosome 4, fAciRut3.2 maternal haplotype, whole genome shotgun sequence:
- the LOC117399733 gene encoding pancreatic progenitor cell differentiation and proliferation factor-like protein — translation MASVPSAGCLLARNQFYRTRYNSTSSTSSAGSSHDHITDHEKTPVVHGIHIPFEKCWLLKRFFHSENQPIVTEISSGSTPS, via the exons ATGGCGTCTGTTCCTTCAGCTGGCTGCCTGCTTGCAAGAAACCAGTTTTACAGAA ctcgATACAATTCAACATCCAGCACTTCATCTGCTGGCTCATCTCATGATCACATTACTGACCATGAGAAGACACCTGTTGTACATG GCATACATATCCCTTTTGAGAAGTGTTGGTTGCTGAAAAGGTTCTTCCACAGTGAAAACCAACCAATTGTTACAGAGATTTCTTCTGGCAG TACTCCCAGTTAA